Proteins from one Dermacentor variabilis isolate Ectoservices chromosome 1, ASM5094787v1, whole genome shotgun sequence genomic window:
- the LOC142581516 gene encoding uncharacterized protein LOC142581516 produces MRLTDWGIAPSSTCDVRIEGYCEISGKFVATADILNRLSRRRIECVDGKRYELVGPFDRVSGMEGNIPSRILDAFVHGVPENWRKVIRGWSEQEFTTKCRGCREAEITLKDRAHPRQRCPADESFQKMQRHGVSNSQQHRHQRQSRATFASASSSTKQQSTPKSSVGIAGSKTSPVLLKKVKIVVERLPAAVLLEIVDGASAVGPSSSTPSRASRSGTKTRNQSSFTQVPLSGKARSKVQKELEPTMGTLLRSRSCPATQARGVPGGRTDEECTRARPASAQRNLRSTKQDKQATRDANEQIKTASTCKMLVKEQSISGNTDKKTAFLKPASVTALPVAKLALPVLATRMHRKEYSQGQKKGTKQKKELKLGGGQRSSRGEQRHCGYDPEKVDECKSSRSVQTRIGRNPARKSELEVKAKSPCVLPATCTSSMDSSRQSACGMEQTGMQLRSCKRDMLSARPQKATKGLRKCTSTIIGKQYSLRTNKSSITELNSARQKVDNKSSLSEHRNEVAEDSILRTEHECRHSASESVQTRSGHYSPSKNTESKGKLGAKSLHVLPAKHKLNLDSVQSTASGKQQTDVPHRSRTSHDNMFAKQQKATDSLGECSSTINEQRPSHTRSKTDSAESIPVKPKLDGKKSSGTQNKPARKSNRHPEVQEKRRYSTRSCALASPLAGKSRIDLSAKHKLNLGTFHCTAVGKQRTAALRRSSTSGKNTVAEQEKATEDEAPRSSPIVRTRRASSTKFNTGSAGSVSGKGEQKLSDSSSGHQNEVTGQRGVSLNRRIASTRKRASTCSAGMSKTSCKTDVNSKSASRKQKLSTGSSGRQDGTVSQRRAPKRKHSLASSPELLPTKKTSRGISQTNVAAKVASRTMSSRATVGKQKPSETSTGLQDDVNQEDVHSKNQREPIMKSVATSSPLTLPEKTTTGDISEAKAVKNDRVKKHSNGTGRKKRSSRKQQMSVKVHSTGSHADSPRQHSGEGTNASKSEVQVEQTASESQRTSELGVPSTSKMGRSEQVEPFAKPQPCKRGHSTNAPSQDLKSKASESTEALLAITARKGTLKRKAQIKKLTDALAAKEACDDIYQARASAANIPDYFVMSEQWDDLSDFRASRMTTPVPNSPHLSPGKSQFSFSSVGSASTPESPIPAAAIMQALRKQGHAANMKSSTPKSRYIKKSQNVNVVAKGLRNLEAMLEKERLKENCEDSDEEVEDTDFESSQEDELFLFN; encoded by the coding sequence ATGCGCTTGACAGACTGGGGAATTGCGCCTTCTAGTACCTGCGATGTTCGGATCGAAGGTTATTGTGAAATAAGTGGCAAGTTCGTGGCTACAGCAGATATTCTTAATCGCCTGAGTAGAAGACGTATCGAGTGTGTTGATGGCAAGAGGTACGAGCTTGTGGGACCGTTCGACCGAGTTTCGGGTATGGAAGGAAACATTCCATCCAGAATACTCGACGCATTTGTGCATGGCGTGCCAGAGAACTGGAGAAAAGTCATACGGGGTTGGTCAGAGCAGGAATTCACCACGAAGTGCCGGGGTTGCCGTGAAGCCGAAATCACGTTGAAGGACCGAGCCCACCCTCGTCAGCGTTGTCCTGCTGATGAAAGTTTCCAGAAGATGCAGCGACACGGTGTGTCCAACTCGCAGCAGCACAGACATCAACGACAGAGCCGTGCTACATTCGCCTCGGCGTCTTCGTCTACCAAGCAACAATCGACTCCCAAAAGCAGCGTGGGCATTGCCGGTAGCAAAACTTCTCCTGTGCTCCTGAAGAAAGTCAAAATTGTCGTTGAAAGACTACCTGCGGCGGTATTGTTGGAAATAGTGGACGGAGCCAGTGCGGTGGGACCGAGCAGCAGCACGCCTAGTCGTGCGTCGAGATCTGGGACGAAAACAAGAAACCAGTCAAGTTTCACTCAAGTACCACTTTCTGGCAAAGCAAGGAGCAAGGTACAGAAGGAACTTGAACCAACTATGGGCACACTTTTGAGAAGTCGTTCATGCCCTGCCACGCAGGCCCGTGGTGTACCAGGGGGACGTACTGATGAAGAGTGTACACGGGCACGACCGGCTAGTGCACAGCGAAACTTGCGGAGCACAAAGCAAGATAAGCAGGCTACTCGTGATGCGAATGAACAGATCAAAACAGCTTCAACTTGTAAAATGCTAGTGAAGGAGCAGAGCATTTCTGGCAACACAGATAAAAAAACTGCATTCCTAAAACCTGCCAGTGTTACTGCATTGCCTGTAGCCAAACTAGCTTTACCAGTACTAGCAACACGGATGCACAGAAAGGAATATAGTCAAGGACAGAAGAAAGGCACAAAGCAGAAAAAGGAACTGAAATTAGGTGGTGGCCAAAGGTCTTCCAGAGGTGAACAAAGGCACTGTGGTTATGATCCAGAGAAGGTAGACGAATGCAAAAGCAGTAGAAGTGTGCAGACCAGGATCGGCCGTAATCCTGCTAGAAAGAGTGAACTCGAGGTTAAAGCAAAGTCACCATGCGTTTTGCCAGCTACGTGCACGTCTAGCATGGACAGTTCTCGCCAGAGTGCTTGTGGCATGGAGCAAACAGGCATGCAGCTCAGAAGTTGTAAACGTGACATGTTATCTGCAAGGCCGCAGAAAGCAACCAAAGGTCTGAGAAAGTGCACTTCCACTATTATTGGGAAGCAGTATTCATTGCGCACCAATAAGTCAAGCATTACTGAGTTGAATTCAGCCAGGCAAAAAGTGGACAACAAAAGTTCACTGTCAGAGCACCGGAATGAGGTTGCAGAAGATAGCATTCTCCGTACAGAACATGAATGCAGACAcagtgcaagtgaaagtgtgcagACTAGAAGTGGGCACTACTCTCCAAGCAAGAACACTGAATCTAAAGGCAAGCTTGGAGCCAAGTCACTACATGTGTTGCCAGCTAAGCATAAGCTCAACTTGGACAGTGTTCAGAGTACAGCAAGTGGGAAACAGCAAACAGATGTTCCACACAGAAGCCGTACATCCCATGACAACATGTTTGCAAAGCAGCAGAAAGCAACTGATAGTCTGGGAGAGTGCAGTTCCACCATTAACGAGCAGCGTCCATCACACACTAGGAGTAAAACGGACAGTGCAGAGTCTATACCAGTAAAACCGAAATTGGATGGAAAGAAGTCATCAGGGACCCAAAACAAGCCCGCAAGAAAGAGCAACCGTCACCCTGAAGTGCAGGAAAAACGTCGGTATAGCACAAGGAGTTGTGCACTCGCCAGTCCACTCGCTGGCAAATCGCGCATTGATTTGTCAGCTAAGCACAAATTGAACCTGGGAACTTTTCACTGCACTGCAGTTGGCAAGCAACGAACAGCTGCTCTACGCAGAAGTAGCACATCGGGCAAAAACACAGTTGCAGAGCAGGAGAAAGCAACCGAGGATGAAGCACCGCGCAGTTCTCCCATAGTCAGAACACGGCGTGCCTCAAGCACCAAGTTTAACACTGGCAGTGCAGGGTCAGTGTCGGGCAAAGGTGAACAGAAATTGAGTGACAGTTCATCAGGACATCAGAATGAGGTGACAGGACAAAGGGGTGTTTCCTTGAACCGAAGAATAGCATCAACAAGAAAGCGTGCTAGCACATGTTCAGCTGGTATGTCTAAGACCAGCTGCAAAACTGATGTTAATTCTAAGTCAGCCTCACGCAAACAGAAATTAAGTACAGGTTCATCGGGACGTCAGGATGGCACTGTTAGTCAAAGAAGAGCaccaaaaagaaaacattctctGGCGTCTTCACCTGAATTGTTGCCCACCAAGAAAACATCCAGAGGTATTTCTCAAACCAATGTTGCAGCAAAGGTTGCATCACGCACTATGTCTAGTAGGGCTACAGTAGGCAAGCAGAAGCCAAGTGAGACTTCCACAGGACTTCAAGATGATGTAAATCAAGAGGATGTTCACTCCAAGAACCAAAGAGAACCAATAATGAAATCTGTAGCCACATCTTCACCTCTAACATTGCCTGAGAAGACAACCACTGGAGATATTTCTGAAGCTAAAGCTGTGAAAAATGATCGTGTCAAAAAGCACAGTAATGGCACTGGCAGAAAAAAGAGGAGTTCACGAAAGCAACAAATGTCAGTAAAAGTTCATAGTACAGGCAGTCATGCAGACTCTCCCAGACAGCACAGTGGTGAAGGTACTAACGCCTCCAAAAGTGAAGTACAAGTAGAGCAGACAGCATCTGAAAGTCAGAGGACATCTGAGTTGGGTGTCCCAAGTACATCGAAAATGGGTCGCAGCGAACAAGTTGAGCCTTTTGCAAAACCACAACCATGCAAGCGAGGTCACAGCACAAATGCTCCAAGTCAGGACCTAAAGTCCAAAGCAAGCGAATCCACAGAAGCACTGCTGGCAATAACAGCTAGGAAGGGCACTCTCAAACGCAAGGCGCAAATCAAGAAGCTGACAGATGCACTGGCAGCAAAGGAAGCTTGCGACGACATTTACCAGGCTCGGGCCTCAGCTGCCAACATCCCAGATTACTTTGTCATGTCGGAGCAATGGGATGATCTGTCTGATTTCCGGGCATCTAGAATGACAACACCTGTGCCAAATTCCCCTCATCTCAGCCCTGGGAAGAGCCAGTTTTCATTTTCTAGTGTGGGCAGTGCATCGACACCAGAATCGCCCATACCAGCAGCTGCGATCATGCAGGCACTCCGTAAGCAAGGACATGCTGCCAATATGAAATCCTCAACGCCAAAGTCTAGGTATATAAAAAAAAGTCAGAATGTAAACGTGGTGGCAAAAGGACTCCGGAATCTGGAGGCCATGTTAGAGAAAGAAAGGCTGAAAGAAAACTGTGAAGACTCCGACGAAGAAGTGGAGGACACAGACTTCGAAAGTAGTCAAGAGGATGAACTATTTCTTTTTAACTGA